In Candidatus Eisenbacteria bacterium, the following are encoded in one genomic region:
- the radC gene encoding DNA repair protein RadC, with protein MYVRELTKRKYRGKQPHVIRGPEDVTKLFGRRLTKHAREHFLVVLLNARHEVDAVETVSIGSLNASIVHPREVFKPAILASAASVVLVHNHPSGDPEPSEEDLAITKRLVEVGELLGIGVLDHVIVASRGVVSFRARQLL; from the coding sequence GTGTACGTCCGTGAACTCACCAAACGGAAGTACCGCGGCAAGCAGCCGCACGTGATCCGTGGTCCCGAGGACGTCACCAAGCTCTTCGGGCGCCGACTGACGAAGCACGCCCGCGAGCATTTCCTGGTGGTCCTGCTCAATGCCCGCCATGAAGTCGATGCGGTGGAGACGGTCAGCATCGGGTCCTTGAATGCCTCGATCGTCCATCCGCGTGAGGTGTTCAAGCCGGCGATCCTTGCCTCAGCCGCCTCTGTCGTGTTGGTCCATAATCACCCTTCCGGCGATCCCGAGCCCTCGGAAGAAGATCTGGCGATCACCAAGCGGCTCGTCGAGGTTGGAGAACTCCTCGGCATCGGCGTGCTCGATCATGTCATCGTTGCTAGCCGGGGCGTGGTCTCCTTCCGTGCCCGGCAGCTGCTCTAA
- a CDS encoding PD-(D/E)XK nuclease family protein has product MVQPRVISISQVNAYLGCPLKYRFQYVDKVPRPWRVAGMAFGTSIHAAVEWFHKERLAGRSPELPDVLQVFDADWYAQNVEPLVFSERESRDGLAEKGRAMLQLYVESANGTKPVAVEQPFELELADPETGEILEVRLRGIIDLIEEGDVLVDLKTAGRTLESGGLERHLQLSAYALAFLLFKGKIPRLRLDMLLKTTKPRLERHETTRSLEDLSWSARLIREVSLAIETEHFFPNPSWRCTECEYFAHCQQWRGTWPMQADEQLIQLAEREGVGEIAGA; this is encoded by the coding sequence ATGGTTCAGCCACGCGTCATCAGCATTAGCCAGGTCAACGCCTACCTCGGCTGTCCGCTCAAGTACCGCTTCCAGTACGTGGACAAGGTGCCGCGCCCCTGGCGCGTCGCCGGCATGGCTTTCGGCACGTCGATCCACGCGGCCGTCGAGTGGTTCCACAAGGAACGGCTCGCCGGACGATCGCCGGAGCTTCCCGACGTGCTGCAGGTCTTCGACGCGGACTGGTACGCGCAGAACGTGGAGCCCCTTGTCTTCTCCGAACGAGAGTCCCGCGATGGGCTCGCGGAGAAGGGGCGGGCCATGCTCCAGCTCTACGTGGAGTCCGCCAACGGGACGAAGCCGGTCGCGGTCGAGCAGCCGTTCGAGCTCGAGCTGGCCGATCCCGAAACCGGCGAAATCCTCGAGGTGCGTCTGCGAGGCATCATCGACCTCATCGAGGAAGGTGATGTGCTCGTGGACCTCAAGACCGCCGGCCGGACGCTCGAATCCGGCGGATTGGAACGGCACCTGCAGCTTTCCGCCTACGCGCTGGCTTTCCTGCTGTTCAAGGGGAAGATCCCGCGCCTCCGGCTGGACATGCTCCTCAAGACCACGAAACCCCGGCTCGAGCGGCATGAGACCACCCGGTCGCTCGAGGATCTGTCTTGGAGCGCCCGGCTGATCCGCGAGGTGTCCCTCGCGATCGAGACCGAGCACTTCTTCCCGAACCCGTCGTGGCGCTGCACCGAGTGCGAGTACTTCGCTCACTGCCAGCAGTGGCGCGGTACCTGGCCGATGCAGGCCGACGAGCAGTTGATCCAACTGGCTGAAAGGGAAGGTGTCGGCGAGATCGCGGGCGCGTAG
- a CDS encoding M48 family metalloprotease: MSIARSAWMRCGLFAVAIVAVTSAEKSAAADQHSLEAIIAALQSPISPQALAAARKYDDDILSSGQSWSHQIYLVTDERYARVKRITDTVLQAAGQDPNQWVVRVLDSDPKVVNAFVVGGKYIYVWTGLLDLHPSDDELGLILAHETGHSMLKHLERRQDDASTTWAGLANLAALLSPKNKDALSTISTSISSTYSRGDEEEADAIGVCIARQAGFDPMRGLNFFTGMIRQRDQHRQERQRTLDEAKAAYDQALANCMQNKNLFNSSRSYQTQENANKVNAMCADAEKRRLHYNQVVEWYNADVASEQRNVLLADHPLDQTRVATVTALVDYLAGRRDVETLTDHQQSYRVMKALGQVRPELLKESAVVAAPTVARADSAAAPPSGKSLEQQLLDLKRAHDQGLITDAEYERKRQEILARY, encoded by the coding sequence ATGTCGATTGCACGTTCAGCGTGGATGCGCTGCGGGTTGTTCGCCGTGGCGATCGTGGCCGTCACCTCGGCCGAGAAGTCTGCCGCAGCCGACCAGCATAGCCTTGAAGCGATTATCGCGGCGCTGCAATCGCCGATCTCGCCGCAGGCGCTTGCCGCGGCGCGCAAGTACGACGATGACATCCTCTCCAGTGGGCAGTCCTGGAGCCACCAGATCTACCTCGTGACGGATGAGCGCTATGCGCGCGTCAAGCGCATCACCGACACCGTGCTTCAGGCGGCCGGGCAGGATCCAAATCAGTGGGTCGTCCGGGTCTTGGACAGTGACCCGAAGGTGGTGAACGCGTTCGTCGTCGGTGGGAAGTACATCTATGTCTGGACCGGCCTGCTGGACTTGCACCCAAGCGATGACGAACTCGGCCTCATCCTCGCACACGAGACCGGGCACTCCATGCTCAAGCACCTCGAGCGCCGCCAGGACGATGCCTCGACCACTTGGGCGGGCCTGGCCAATCTCGCCGCTTTGTTGTCCCCGAAGAACAAGGACGCGCTCTCCACGATCTCGACGAGCATCAGCAGCACGTACAGCCGGGGCGACGAAGAGGAAGCCGACGCCATCGGCGTGTGCATCGCCCGGCAGGCGGGCTTCGATCCCATGCGCGGGCTCAACTTCTTCACCGGCATGATCCGCCAACGTGACCAACATCGTCAGGAACGTCAGCGGACGCTTGACGAGGCCAAGGCTGCCTACGATCAGGCCCTTGCCAACTGCATGCAGAACAAGAACCTTTTCAACAGCTCGCGCTCCTACCAGACGCAGGAGAACGCGAACAAGGTCAACGCCATGTGCGCGGACGCCGAGAAGAGGCGCCTGCACTACAACCAAGTTGTCGAGTGGTACAACGCGGACGTCGCATCCGAGCAGCGCAACGTGCTTCTGGCCGACCACCCGCTGGACCAGACCAGAGTCGCCACGGTCACCGCGCTGGTGGACTATCTCGCGGGCCGGCGCGATGTCGAGACGCTGACCGATCACCAGCAGTCTTACCGCGTCATGAAGGCGCTCGGACAAGTACGTCCGGAGCTCTTGAAGGAAAGCGCTGTTGTTGCGGCGCCGACTGTGGCGCGTGCCGATTCTGCCGCCGCACCGCCGAGTGGGAAGTCGCTGGAGCAGCAACTGCTGGATCTCAAGCGGGCTCACGATCAGGGGCTGATCACGGACGCCGAGTACGAGCGCAAGCGGCAGGAGATCTTGGCGCGCTACTGA
- a CDS encoding crossover junction endodeoxyribonuclease RuvC produces the protein MQSKTVIGIDPGTREMGLVVLRAHVLVWFGVRTLPNGKRHHEAIGLAKQHVLNLIEEHDPDVVAIEKPFDLPGHRAHLLNVLADELRDRSEELGIDVVELSPVAIRQRVTGNPRATKIDVAEHLVAHGFGHLRQLVPKRPARPALGLRPKHKYWLHMFDALAIAVAATEM, from the coding sequence ATGCAGTCCAAGACCGTCATCGGCATCGATCCCGGAACCCGCGAGATGGGGCTCGTTGTCCTGCGGGCTCACGTGCTCGTCTGGTTCGGCGTGCGCACGCTGCCGAATGGCAAGCGCCATCACGAAGCGATCGGGCTGGCCAAGCAGCACGTGCTGAACTTGATCGAGGAGCACGATCCCGACGTCGTGGCGATCGAGAAACCCTTTGACTTGCCCGGCCATCGGGCCCACCTGCTGAACGTCTTGGCCGATGAGCTGCGTGACCGATCGGAGGAACTGGGCATCGACGTCGTCGAACTCTCGCCGGTGGCTATTCGTCAGCGTGTCACCGGGAATCCCCGGGCCACGAAGATCGACGTGGCCGAGCATCTCGTTGCTCACGGCTTCGGCCACTTGCGCCAACTCGTCCCGAAACGCCCAGCGCGGCCAGCACTCGGCCTGCGGCCCAAGCACAAGTACTGGCTGCACATGTTCGACGCGCTGGCGATCGCGGTTGCCGCCACAGAGATGTAA
- a CDS encoding crossover junction endodeoxyribonuclease RuvC, whose protein sequence is MPRNPSRPILAIDPGTRELGYAILAGRRLLEHGVIPLRSLPKDQRLREATLGMGRLVNRHRPGALVVEKTYRHPVPWLNNLHRITLAARRIAKAWRIPLHTYSPQAVRQTVAGNGKATKAEAAVIVAHRFPQLRLLLTQDRRWKERYWLNDLDAVGLAWHHQVVAHPPSRSRHSG, encoded by the coding sequence ATGCCCAGAAATCCTAGCCGCCCCATCCTCGCCATCGATCCCGGCACCCGGGAACTCGGATACGCCATCCTCGCCGGCCGACGTCTCCTCGAGCACGGCGTCATCCCGCTTCGTTCACTGCCCAAGGACCAGCGACTTCGCGAAGCAACCTTGGGGATGGGCCGACTCGTCAATCGGCACCGTCCCGGGGCACTCGTCGTGGAGAAGACGTACCGGCATCCCGTGCCCTGGCTCAACAACCTCCACCGCATCACGCTCGCCGCGCGGCGCATCGCCAAAGCCTGGCGCATCCCGCTGCACACGTATTCGCCGCAAGCCGTACGGCAGACGGTCGCCGGGAATGGCAAGGCCACGAAGGCCGAAGCGGCCGTCATCGTCGCGCATCGCTTCCCGCAACTTCGGCTCCTGCTGACGCAGGACCGGCGCTGGAAGGAACGCTACTGGCTCAACGACCTCGATGCCGTTGGCCTCGCGTGGCACCACCAGGTGGTCGCGCACCCGCCCTCCCGCAGCCGGCACTCCGGCTGA
- a CDS encoding helix-turn-helix transcriptional regulator, which translates to MSQQALAAKLELHRSLVSLWERGLRLPNVPRLLVMARELGVLPDTLYPDVSLAAGLPRHAATPHAA; encoded by the coding sequence TTGAGCCAGCAGGCGCTGGCCGCCAAGCTCGAACTCCACCGTAGCCTGGTCTCGCTGTGGGAACGTGGGCTGCGGCTGCCGAACGTCCCGCGCTTGCTGGTCATGGCGCGAGAGCTCGGCGTCCTGCCGGACACCCTCTATCCGGACGTCAGCCTGGCAGCCGGGCTCCCCCGGCACGCGGCAACGCCACATGCCGCATGA